A window from Maridesulfovibrio ferrireducens encodes these proteins:
- a CDS encoding transporter substrate-binding domain-containing protein codes for MTSNFHVRDLFIIFTFLLCLFVFPAKVSAAHILVQGDYNYPPYEFLDNGIPSGFNVDIMRAVAAVMGLRIKIDLGPWNEVLSSLKRGEIDALTGMYYSPERAKFVDFSMPHNIVSHAIFVRQGSDIRSLDDLSGKEILVQRGDIMNDYVVKNYPDATIVPVRSQIEALKLLASGKHDVALLGKLQNIFWANKENITNIITVGPPIEPGDYCFAVHKGDKKLLGQLNEGLSLIKNSGKYDEIYNKWFGVYERKSVYREYAQYAIWILTPLLAFLAFFILWTWMLRLRVKEKTEELTLELFERHQAEEELRKVQSYLTNVINSMPSMLIGVDQMGIITQWNTEAERVTGLSPKEVVGRSLEIVIPYLGKEIELIRQTISTRQEHVTRKRNWKGSSEIHYEDVTIYPLLSNDVQGAVIIIDNVTERINMEQMLMQTEKMMSLGGLAAGMAHEINNPLAVILGSVQNIKRRIFTDVLQNEEAAKECEISLDNVRNYLKKREVPRMLDAIQDSSSRAAKIVSNMLSFSRKSDKSFKYHSITEIMDRTLDLISNDYDLVKEYDFRKIEIVRDYAPDLSDVFCEGNEIQQVFLNLFKNGTEAMAEKKYNGEYPRFTLKVQIVNSMVVVEIEDNGPGIDEEKCKRIFEPFFTSKGVGKGTGLGLSVSYFIVTDHHKGSMEVSSLPGSWTRFIVKLPVSGKIEERESVR; via the coding sequence ATGACTTCGAATTTTCACGTCAGAGATTTGTTTATAATTTTTACTTTTTTGCTATGTCTTTTTGTTTTTCCAGCCAAAGTATCTGCTGCTCACATTCTTGTTCAGGGAGATTATAATTATCCTCCCTACGAATTTCTCGATAACGGTATTCCTTCAGGGTTTAATGTTGACATAATGCGTGCTGTCGCTGCGGTTATGGGACTGCGTATTAAAATCGATCTCGGGCCATGGAATGAGGTTCTCAGTTCCTTGAAACGTGGAGAAATTGATGCTTTAACAGGTATGTATTATTCTCCTGAACGTGCTAAATTTGTTGATTTTTCTATGCCTCATAATATTGTTTCTCATGCAATTTTTGTTCGCCAAGGCTCTGATATACGTTCTTTAGATGATCTTTCCGGAAAGGAAATTCTTGTTCAGCGTGGCGACATTATGAACGATTACGTTGTGAAAAATTATCCTGACGCTACTATTGTTCCGGTTCGTTCCCAAATTGAAGCTTTGAAACTTTTGGCTTCCGGTAAGCATGACGTTGCTTTGCTCGGAAAATTGCAAAATATTTTTTGGGCTAACAAGGAGAACATTACTAATATCATAACTGTCGGACCTCCTATTGAGCCGGGTGATTACTGTTTTGCTGTACATAAAGGAGATAAAAAACTTCTTGGGCAGCTCAATGAAGGTTTGTCCTTAATCAAAAATTCCGGCAAATATGATGAAATTTATAATAAGTGGTTCGGTGTCTACGAACGTAAATCTGTGTATCGTGAGTACGCTCAATATGCGATATGGATTTTGACTCCTCTTCTAGCTTTTCTCGCATTTTTTATTTTGTGGACATGGATGCTTCGGCTTCGGGTTAAGGAAAAAACAGAGGAATTAACTCTTGAACTGTTTGAACGTCATCAGGCCGAAGAGGAACTTAGAAAAGTTCAAAGTTATTTAACTAATGTTATTAATTCTATGCCTTCCATGCTTATCGGTGTTGATCAAATGGGTATTATTACTCAATGGAATACTGAGGCTGAGCGTGTTACGGGTTTGTCTCCGAAAGAGGTTGTAGGGCGGTCTTTGGAAATAGTCATACCTTATCTGGGAAAAGAAATTGAGCTTATTCGTCAGACTATAAGCACCCGTCAAGAACATGTAACGCGTAAGCGGAATTGGAAGGGGAGTAGTGAAATTCATTATGAAGATGTGACTATTTATCCCTTACTTTCTAATGACGTTCAAGGAGCTGTTATCATTATTGATAATGTAACCGAGCGCATTAATATGGAACAGATGTTAATGCAGACGGAGAAAATGATGTCTTTGGGCGGTCTTGCGGCGGGTATGGCGCATGAGATTAACAATCCTCTCGCTGTGATTCTTGGGTCTGTGCAAAATATTAAAAGGCGTATTTTTACCGACGTTTTGCAGAATGAAGAGGCTGCAAAGGAATGCGAGATTTCACTTGATAATGTTCGTAATTATTTGAAAAAAAGAGAAGTTCCGCGAATGCTGGATGCAATTCAGGATTCTAGCAGTCGCGCAGCTAAGATTGTGAGCAACATGCTCAGTTTTAGTCGTAAAAGTGATAAGAGCTTTAAATATCATAGTATAACTGAAATTATGGATAGAACTTTAGATTTGATTTCGAACGATTACGATTTGGTGAAGGAATATGATTTTCGAAAGATAGAAATTGTTCGCGATTACGCACCTGATCTTTCTGATGTTTTTTGCGAAGGTAATGAAATTCAGCAGGTTTTTCTTAATTTATTTAAGAATGGAACAGAAGCCATGGCTGAAAAAAAATACAATGGCGAATATCCACGATTTACACTCAAAGTGCAGATAGTAAACAGTATGGTCGTCGTTGAAATAGAAGATAATGGTCCTGGGATTGATGAGGAAAAATGTAAAAGAATTTTTGAGCCGTTTTTTACATCAAAGGGCGTCGGGAAGGGGACCGGGCTTGGGCTGTCCGTATCATATTTTATTGTTACTGATCACCACAAAGGGAGTATGGAAGTTTCTTCTTTGCCGGGTAGTTGGACGCGTTTTATTGTTAAACTGCCTGTCTCCGGTAAAATCGAAGAGCGTGAATCTGTAAGATAA
- a CDS encoding universal stress protein gives MIFSKILIPVDGSIHSDNAVKYGFELAEMCEAKVILLHCHPPVPSGLGEPNFQKAIDTATRNSYAILQKYMDAPQAEKISLSDKTIGGDTTNSIITVSETEKCDLIIMGSKGKSDLEGLLIGSVTHKVLNTAHCPVLIIK, from the coding sequence ATGATTTTTTCAAAAATATTAATCCCTGTTGACGGCTCAATACACTCAGACAACGCTGTAAAATATGGCTTTGAGCTGGCCGAAATGTGCGAAGCGAAAGTAATCCTGTTACACTGCCACCCTCCTGTTCCATCCGGACTGGGTGAACCTAATTTTCAAAAAGCTATAGACACAGCAACCCGTAACTCTTACGCTATTCTTCAAAAATACATGGACGCCCCTCAGGCGGAAAAAATATCACTTAGTGATAAAACTATTGGCGGAGATACAACTAACTCAATCATAACAGTCTCAGAAACTGAAAAATGCGACTTGATTATAATGGGATCAAAAGGAAAATCAGATCTAGAGGGATTACTCATTGGTAGTGTTACACATAAAGTGCTGAACACCGCGCATTGCCCTGTTTTAATAATAAAATAG
- a CDS encoding LexA family protein: MNYIKSTDFFLPEIKNKTALPFFLSEVAAGFPSPADDYIDKKMDLNEHLINHPAATFFVRAYGDSMQDANIESGDILIVDRALDAINNSIVIAVYNGELTVKRLKQTRNKLFLMPENKDYPALEVTEETSFEIWGVVTYIIHKAGS, encoded by the coding sequence ATGAATTATATAAAAAGTACTGATTTTTTTCTTCCTGAAATAAAAAATAAGACCGCGCTTCCTTTTTTTCTATCGGAAGTCGCCGCCGGATTCCCATCTCCGGCCGATGATTATATCGATAAAAAAATGGACTTGAATGAACACCTTATCAACCACCCTGCCGCAACTTTTTTCGTCCGCGCATACGGAGACTCTATGCAGGACGCAAACATTGAATCTGGAGATATACTGATTGTAGATAGAGCTTTGGACGCAATTAATAATTCCATAGTAATTGCAGTATATAATGGAGAGTTAACGGTCAAAAGACTGAAGCAGACGAGAAATAAATTATTCCTCATGCCTGAAAATAAAGATTACCCAGCATTGGAAGTAACTGAAGAAACATCTTTCGAAATATGGGGAGTTGTAACTTACATCATTCATAAAGCTGGATCATGA
- a CDS encoding biotin carboxylase N-terminal domain-containing protein, whose product MKSQKDKILIANRGEIAVRIMQACKDLDLDFVSVYTTEDKDSGHVTLARELGGEESLYKIRSYNDAGDILSVADETLCTAVHPGYGFFSENYRFARRVTERDRPMIFIGPSWRVIRDLGDKINTKRLARKLDVPTIPGSDRAIYDELEAEEIASNLFEFQNEQGVKSPVVLVKASAGGGGMGIDEVYSIEEFRQVYRQIRNYSLRTFNDEGVLIEQRIFNFNHLEVQIVSEKSGKHHVHFGTRNCSVQSPGRQKRIEVAPGFFPEGMTYSFDAQKVIEDIVAHSLSMAHEINYDSVGTWEWIVTPKGDPFLMEVNTRIQVENGVSAEISSINGDSNVNLIKEQIRLALGEELGYTQDDITLNGVGIEYRIIAEDTDDKFSPWAGEIEELHWKEHPWLKMHTHIPKELPYQIPTEFDPNLALAIIWGKDLNEAKKRGHEFLNEFVLTGKDRKNISLKSNLKFLAKKTNNLLEF is encoded by the coding sequence TTGAAATCTCAAAAAGATAAAATATTAATTGCAAACAGAGGCGAGATTGCCGTGCGTATCATGCAGGCATGTAAAGATCTCGATCTCGATTTTGTCAGTGTATACACGACTGAGGATAAAGATTCTGGACATGTCACTCTTGCAAGAGAGCTCGGCGGGGAAGAATCACTTTACAAAATCAGATCCTACAACGATGCCGGTGATATTCTTTCTGTTGCGGATGAAACGCTTTGTACAGCGGTTCACCCGGGTTACGGTTTTTTCTCTGAAAACTACCGTTTTGCCCGCAGAGTAACAGAAAGAGACAGGCCAATGATTTTCATCGGCCCTTCATGGCGGGTTATTCGTGATCTTGGTGACAAGATTAACACCAAACGTTTAGCCAGAAAACTTGATGTACCTACAATTCCCGGTTCTGACCGGGCCATTTACGATGAACTAGAAGCAGAAGAAATTGCTTCTAATTTATTTGAATTCCAAAACGAACAAGGTGTTAAAAGCCCTGTAGTTCTTGTTAAAGCGTCAGCAGGCGGCGGTGGAATGGGAATCGATGAAGTCTACAGCATCGAAGAATTCCGCCAAGTTTACCGTCAAATCAGAAACTACTCACTGCGTACCTTTAATGATGAAGGTGTTCTTATTGAACAGCGCATATTCAACTTCAACCACCTTGAAGTACAGATTGTTTCTGAAAAATCCGGTAAACATCACGTCCACTTCGGCACCAGAAACTGTTCGGTGCAAAGCCCCGGCAGACAGAAAAGAATCGAAGTAGCTCCAGGATTCTTCCCGGAAGGCATGACCTATTCCTTTGACGCTCAAAAAGTTATTGAAGATATTGTTGCCCATTCATTAAGTATGGCTCACGAAATCAACTATGACAGCGTAGGCACATGGGAATGGATTGTAACTCCAAAGGGAGACCCTTTCCTTATGGAAGTAAATACTCGTATTCAGGTTGAAAATGGTGTTTCAGCTGAGATTTCAAGTATTAACGGTGACTCTAATGTGAATTTGATCAAAGAACAGATCAGACTCGCACTTGGAGAAGAACTCGGCTACACACAAGACGACATAACACTTAACGGTGTCGGGATTGAATATAGAATTATCGCAGAAGACACCGATGACAAGTTCTCTCCTTGGGCTGGAGAAATTGAAGAACTTCATTGGAAAGAACATCCGTGGCTCAAAATGCACACTCATATTCCTAAAGAACTGCCCTATCAGATCCCTACCGAATTTGACCCGAATCTGGCTCTAGCCATTATTTGGGGAAAAGACCTGAACGAAGCCAAAAAACGCGGACACGAATTCCTTAATGAATTCGTACTGACAGGAAAGGACAGAAAGAACATTTCACTTAAGTCCAACCTGAAGTTTCTGGCCAAGAAAACAAACAATCTACTGGAATTCTAA
- a CDS encoding tetratricopeptide repeat protein, with protein sequence MMNNSSARLIKTVKLMGAPLILAILLTGCGTKEEAAGLHQTGTVAFMLNCDESAATYFKKALDANPEFGPSYIMLGDCYLREGKNQEAVDIILKGFEMNLDEGQERLAHRKLARAYKELGQPEKALEHITIYTRMSVYQEKFSPQKLNDTERFVAELPLPEGHEVVSVSKIMEDTIKARESSKTAKDNESSLLDMFDIM encoded by the coding sequence ATGATGAATAATTCATCTGCCCGGCTAATAAAAACCGTCAAACTTATGGGCGCCCCCCTGATTCTTGCCATCCTTCTCACAGGATGCGGAACAAAAGAGGAGGCTGCCGGCCTTCATCAGACAGGAACTGTCGCGTTCATGCTTAACTGCGACGAATCCGCAGCGACCTATTTTAAGAAGGCTCTTGATGCCAACCCCGAATTCGGTCCCAGCTACATAATGCTCGGAGACTGTTACCTTCGTGAAGGTAAAAATCAGGAAGCAGTCGATATCATCCTCAAAGGATTCGAAATGAATCTTGATGAAGGTCAAGAAAGACTTGCACACAGAAAACTGGCCCGCGCCTATAAAGAGCTCGGTCAGCCTGAAAAAGCTCTTGAGCACATTACTATCTATACTAGAATGTCAGTGTATCAAGAAAAGTTTAGTCCTCAAAAACTAAATGATACTGAAAGATTTGTAGCAGAATTACCTCTTCCGGAAGGACATGAAGTTGTTTCTGTTTCCAAAATAATGGAAGACACCATTAAAGCCAGAGAAAGTTCTAAAACTGCAAAAGATAATGAATCAAGCCTATTAGATATGTTCGACATTATGTAA
- a CDS encoding Y-family DNA polymerase, with protein sequence MKILALVDCNNFYVSCERVFIPSLQNTPTVVLSNNDGCVIARSQEAKTIGVPMGAPAFKYKTFFEKHGVRVFSSNYALYGDMSQRVVNTLSTFASSMEVYSIDESFLEFSGEDLKNLNEIGQKIRQKVLKWTGIPVSVGFGITKTLAKAANKFAKKEKWTNGVFELCDTHKNEDFLKQIPVNDIWGIGRKNGKKLSDRNITNAYLFKELPDLWIKKNLTVTGLQTAMELRGIPCFTLDKSQPTKKTIVTSRSFGKPVLSLPELEESVASYVTRAAEKLRKQQSLAGGIMVFIETNPHNTLPQYSNSATIKFQIATDYTPELISAAIKSLRSIYKTGYRFKKTGVVLLDIINKSNRQANLLELTNNIRNEKQNNLMKILDAANTRFGKGTLNYASEGINQSWQMSRNFKSPDYTTCWTELPEIK encoded by the coding sequence ATGAAAATTTTAGCTCTGGTTGATTGCAACAATTTCTATGTTTCATGTGAACGAGTTTTTATCCCGTCATTGCAGAACACTCCGACCGTAGTTTTATCAAACAATGACGGCTGTGTTATCGCACGTTCACAAGAAGCAAAAACTATTGGAGTTCCTATGGGAGCGCCTGCATTCAAATATAAAACTTTTTTTGAAAAACACGGAGTACGCGTATTCTCATCAAACTACGCACTCTATGGAGATATGTCGCAACGAGTTGTTAACACTCTTTCAACCTTTGCATCCTCAATGGAAGTCTATTCTATAGATGAATCGTTTCTGGAGTTTTCCGGGGAGGATTTAAAAAATCTAAATGAAATAGGACAAAAAATAAGACAAAAAGTCTTAAAGTGGACAGGAATCCCCGTATCAGTAGGTTTCGGAATTACAAAAACCCTTGCTAAGGCTGCCAATAAATTTGCTAAAAAAGAAAAATGGACAAACGGTGTATTCGAACTTTGCGACACGCATAAAAACGAAGATTTTCTAAAGCAGATTCCAGTGAATGACATTTGGGGGATCGGCAGAAAAAACGGTAAAAAATTATCAGATCGTAACATTACAAATGCGTATCTTTTTAAAGAACTGCCCGACTTATGGATTAAAAAAAATCTGACAGTTACGGGACTGCAGACAGCAATGGAATTGCGCGGTATCCCCTGTTTCACTTTAGATAAATCTCAGCCCACAAAGAAAACCATTGTTACCTCCAGATCTTTCGGAAAACCCGTTTTAAGTTTGCCTGAGCTGGAAGAATCCGTTGCATCTTACGTGACCAGAGCTGCTGAAAAATTAAGAAAACAGCAATCTCTTGCCGGAGGAATAATGGTTTTTATTGAAACCAATCCACACAATACCCTTCCGCAATACTCAAATTCCGCAACAATAAAATTTCAAATAGCAACGGACTACACCCCTGAACTTATTTCAGCCGCTATCAAAAGCCTTAGATCAATTTACAAGACCGGATACCGATTTAAAAAAACAGGAGTAGTTCTGTTGGATATCATTAATAAAAGTAATCGGCAGGCAAATCTTTTAGAGCTTACAAATAATATCAGAAACGAAAAGCAAAATAATCTAATGAAAATTCTGGATGCTGCAAACACCAGATTCGGCAAAGGAACTTTGAACTATGCTTCAGAAGGAATTAATCAATCTTGGCAGATGAGCAGAAATTTTAAATCTCCAGATTATACTACATGCTGGACGGAACTTCCTGAAATAAAATAA
- a CDS encoding TIGR01777 family oxidoreductase: protein MRVVITGGTGFIGKKLSKALAVKGYQVFSLTRSTRVSDISGVRNVVWDGKSSSGWEEFAEGATAIVNLAGENIASGRWNKAKKNRILSSRLAAGQAVSEAVARAKVRPKVVIQASATGYYGPTGAEPVTEESPAGDSFLAEVAKKWEASTAGVETHGVRRAIVRTGMVLGCGGALSKMIVPFKLGLGSYLGNGHQGVSWVHIDDEVRAIIYLIENKSCKGVYNLSSTHPVTSNKFMETLGQVLDKPVYLRVPAFFLKIILGQMAEEVLLNGQFVLPERLITAGFNFEHLDLKEALSHFID, encoded by the coding sequence ATGCGAGTTGTTATCACGGGCGGAACCGGGTTTATAGGTAAAAAGTTAAGTAAGGCTCTGGCAGTTAAAGGATATCAAGTCTTTTCTTTAACAAGATCGACAAGAGTTTCTGATATTTCCGGCGTAAGAAATGTTGTTTGGGATGGAAAGTCTTCATCAGGTTGGGAAGAATTTGCAGAAGGCGCTACTGCAATAGTAAATCTTGCCGGGGAAAACATAGCTTCAGGTCGTTGGAATAAGGCTAAAAAAAATAGAATTTTAAGCAGTAGATTAGCAGCAGGACAAGCTGTAAGTGAGGCTGTTGCAAGAGCAAAAGTTCGTCCGAAGGTCGTAATACAAGCCTCGGCCACAGGTTATTACGGCCCAACAGGAGCGGAACCGGTTACTGAGGAGTCCCCGGCTGGCGATTCCTTTTTGGCTGAAGTTGCTAAAAAGTGGGAAGCTTCGACCGCCGGAGTCGAAACGCATGGAGTTAGAAGGGCAATTGTTCGAACAGGTATGGTTTTAGGATGTGGCGGAGCTCTGAGTAAAATGATCGTCCCTTTTAAGTTGGGTCTGGGGAGTTATCTCGGGAATGGTCATCAAGGCGTTTCTTGGGTTCATATTGATGATGAAGTTAGGGCAATTATTTATTTGATTGAAAACAAATCTTGTAAGGGTGTTTATAATTTGAGTTCAACGCACCCTGTAACTTCGAATAAGTTTATGGAAACACTTGGGCAGGTTTTAGATAAGCCTGTTTATTTACGGGTGCCTGCATTTTTTCTTAAGATTATACTCGGTCAGATGGCAGAAGAGGTGCTGTTAAACGGTCAGTTTGTATTACCTGAAAGACTGATAACAGCCGGATTTAACTTTGAGCATCTGGATCTTAAAGAAGCGTTAAGTCATTTTATTGATTAA
- a CDS encoding exopolyphosphatase, whose protein sequence is MRLLTRSDFDGLACAVLLTDIGIMDNWMFVHPKDVQDGKYPGDPNDIVANVPYIEGCGYWFDHHSSEEERLGMDLDFQGMSRKAKSAARVIWEYFGGHEKFDDKFDEMLYYVDKVDSGDLTAEEVENPIGWIMLGFIMDPRTGLGRYRHFNVSNYQLMENLIEYCRTLNITEILELPDVKERIDLYLERDQQFREMLVARAEVFANVLILDLREQDEIYPGNRFTVYSMFPQCDVSIQIIWGKLKQNTVFSIGYSIIKRTCKVDVGSTLLEYGGGGHKQVGTCQVPHDQADAVLGELIAKFMNK, encoded by the coding sequence ATGCGGCTTTTGACAAGATCTGACTTTGACGGTTTAGCTTGTGCAGTCCTTCTAACAGATATCGGAATTATGGATAACTGGATGTTTGTCCATCCTAAAGATGTTCAGGACGGCAAATACCCCGGAGACCCCAACGACATCGTTGCAAACGTTCCGTATATCGAAGGTTGCGGATACTGGTTTGACCACCATTCCAGTGAAGAAGAGCGACTTGGAATGGATCTTGATTTTCAGGGAATGTCCAGAAAAGCAAAAAGTGCTGCAAGAGTCATCTGGGAATACTTCGGCGGACATGAAAAATTCGACGATAAATTCGACGAAATGCTATACTATGTTGATAAAGTAGATAGTGGTGATCTGACAGCTGAAGAAGTCGAAAACCCAATCGGATGGATCATGCTCGGTTTCATTATGGACCCGAGAACAGGACTGGGACGATACAGACATTTCAATGTAAGTAACTATCAGTTGATGGAAAACTTAATCGAATATTGCCGGACTCTTAACATTACCGAAATTCTTGAACTGCCAGATGTTAAAGAACGTATAGATCTTTACCTTGAAAGAGATCAACAATTCCGGGAGATGCTCGTAGCCAGAGCAGAAGTCTTTGCAAATGTTTTGATATTAGACCTTCGTGAACAAGATGAAATTTATCCAGGTAACAGATTTACAGTATACTCGATGTTCCCACAGTGTGATGTAAGTATTCAGATTATCTGGGGTAAACTGAAACAAAACACAGTATTTTCTATCGGGTACAGTATTATTAAGCGCACCTGTAAAGTTGATGTGGGTAGCACACTTCTGGAATACGGCGGTGGTGGCCACAAGCAAGTTGGAACATGTCAGGTCCCCCACGATCAGGCTGATGCAGTTCTCGGAGAACTGATCGCGAAATTTATGAATAAGTAG
- a CDS encoding TetR/AcrR family transcriptional regulator, with amino-acid sequence MTKKEIVLKTAKEIFGELGYSGTTFKKIADRAGVAVGLLSHHYGNKEKLFKEAGFDVAERLSSTLQDEVLQAENGYDAVYRFAKRYLEFSIDPDEDFLVLVRCSPFSDLKTGADRDAMVHKFAQIPVLLENCVARGVRDGSIPNLLVAETASVVLCNLVGAVRTKLLTPYSPPKLYAEALKFMMRSLKAA; translated from the coding sequence ATGACAAAAAAAGAAATAGTTTTAAAAACAGCTAAAGAAATATTCGGTGAACTTGGATACAGCGGCACAACCTTTAAGAAGATTGCTGACCGGGCAGGTGTTGCGGTCGGACTGCTTTCACATCATTACGGAAACAAAGAAAAACTGTTCAAAGAAGCCGGATTTGATGTAGCTGAAAGACTTAGTTCTACTCTTCAAGACGAGGTTTTACAGGCAGAGAATGGTTATGATGCTGTATATAGGTTCGCTAAACGTTATCTGGAATTTTCAATTGATCCAGATGAAGATTTTCTCGTTCTTGTTCGCTGTTCACCTTTTAGTGATCTTAAAACGGGAGCGGACCGGGATGCTATGGTCCATAAGTTTGCTCAGATCCCTGTTTTGCTGGAAAATTGTGTTGCACGGGGAGTTCGGGATGGTTCCATCCCTAATTTGTTGGTAGCTGAGACAGCTTCTGTTGTTTTGTGTAACCTTGTAGGTGCAGTCCGAACTAAACTTTTAACTCCATACAGTCCTCCCAAATTATACGCTGAGGCTCTTAAATTTATGATGCGCAGCTTGAAAGCCGCTTAG